A part of Aegilops tauschii subsp. strangulata cultivar AL8/78 chromosome 2, Aet v6.0, whole genome shotgun sequence genomic DNA contains:
- the LOC109733515 gene encoding uncharacterized protein, whose amino-acid sequence MASAEDQAAAAALLGGDPAAFDALLSTLMSASNADRAAAEAAFHRLRGSHPEPLALRLASSLAAPATPAELRAMAAVLLRKLLSPTASSDSSAAAPPPLWPLLSPDGQAALKAHLLAALQSDPPKPIAKKVCDAISELATLLLPENTWAELLPFLFRAASTPEAPNPQESALLIFARLADYIAESLLDHLMTIHNLLASALAHPTSPDVRIAALSAAVNLVQCLPTNADRDKMQDLLPAMMRALTDCLNSSQEASAQEALELLVELAGAEPRFLRRQIADVAGAMLQIAEAAQLEDGTRHLAVEFVITLAEARERAPGMMRRLPQFVGRLFQVLMQMLLDVEDDPAWHTAETEDEDAGEGNNYGVAQECLDRLAIAIGGNAVVPIASELLPQYLSAPEWQKHHAALITLAQIAEGCAKVMLKNLEQVVSMILNGFQHPHPRVRWAAINAIGQLSTDLGPDLQVQYHQKVLPALANAMDDFQNPRVQAHAASAILNFSENCTPEILTPYLDGIVSKLLVLLQNGKQMVQEGALTALASVADSSQDHFKKYYDAVMPYLKAILMNATDKSNRMLRAKSMECISLVGMAVGKDKFRDDAKQVMEVLMALQGTPMETDDPITSYMLQAWARLCKCLGQDFLPYMHVVMPPLLQSAQLKPDVTITSAESDDEIESDDDSIETITLGDKRIGIRTSVLEEKATACNMLCCYADELKEGFFPWIDQVAPTLVPLLKFYFHEEVRRAAVAAMPELLRSAKLAVEKGQAPGRDESYVKQLSDFIIPALVEALHKEPETEMCSSMLDSLNECMQLSGCLLDENQVRAISDEIKNVIIASATRKRDRSERTKAEDFDADEGELLKEENEQEEEVFDQVGECLGTLIKTFKASFLPFFDELSVYVTPMLGKDKTAEERRIAICIFDDIAEQCRESALKYYDTYVPFLLEASNDDNSDVRQAAVYGLGVCAEFGGLTFRPLVGEALSKLNNVIRHPEAQHADNIMAYDNAVSALGKICQFHRDGIDAAQVIPAWLGCLPIKDDKIEAKVVHDQLCSMVERSDAQVLGPHSQYLPKIVSIFAEVLCNGKELATDETTTRMISVLKRFQQTLPPDFLASTFSTLQPQQQLMLQSILST is encoded by the exons ATGGCGTCCGCCGAAGACCAGGCCGCGGCCGCGGCGCTGCTGGGCGGCGACCCGGCGGCGTTCGACGCGCTGCTCTCCACGCTCATGTCGGCCTCCAACGccgaccgcgccgccgccgaggccgccTTCCACCGCCTCCGCGGCTCCCACCCGGAGCCCCTCGCGCTGCGCCTCGCCTCCTCGCTCGCGGCCCCGGCCACCCCCGCCGAGCTCCGCGCCATggccgccgtcctcctccgcaAGCTCCTCTCCCCGACGGCCTCCTCcgactcctccgccgccgcgccgcccccgcTCTGGCCCCTCCTCTCCCCCGACGGCCAGGCAGCGCTCAAGGCCCACCTCCTGGCCGCGCTCCAGTCCGACCCCCCCAAGCCCATCGCCAAGAAGGTCTGCGACGCCATATCCGAGCTCGCCACGCTCCTCCTCCCGGAGAACACCTGGGCCGAGCTGCTGCCGTTCCTCTTCCGTGCGGCCTCCACCCCCGAGGCGCCCAACCCGCAGGAGTCGGCGCTGCTCATCTTCGCGCGCCTCGCGGATTACATCGCCGAATCTCTTCTCGACCATTTGATGACCATCCACAACCTTCTAGCATCTGCCCTGGCGCACCCGACCTCGCCTGATGTTCGCATCGCCGCGCTGAGCGCCGCCGTTAATCTCGTTCAGTGCCTGCCCACTAACGCGGATAGAGATAAGATGCAGGACTTGCTGCCTGCGATGATGAGGGCGCTCACGGATTGCCTGAATTCGTCCCAGGAGGCATCTGCACAGGAGGCACTGGAGCTGCTTGTGGAGCTGGCTGGTGCAGAGCCAAGGTTCCTGCGGCGACAGATTGCCGATGTGGCAGGAGCAATGCTGCAAATAGCTGAAGCTGCACAGTTGGAGGATGGAACTAGGCACCTGGCTGTCGAGTTTGTGATTACTCTTGCTGAGGCCAGGGAGCGTGCACCAGGAATGATGCGCCGGCTCCCACAGTTTGTTGGCAGGCTCTTCCAAGTACTTATGCAGATGTTGCTTGATGTAGAGGATGACCCTGCCTGGCACACTGCTGAAACCGAGGACGAAGATGCAGGTGAAGGGAACAACTATGGAGTGGCGCAGGAGTGCCTTGACCGTCTTGCCATTGCCATTGGTGGGAATGCAGTCGTGCCGATTGCATCTGAGCTGCTCCCACAATATCTTTCTGCTCCAGAGTGGCAGAAGCACCATGCTGCGCTCATCACTCTTGCACAGATTGCAGAGGGATGTGCAAAG GTTATGCTTAAAAACTTGGAGCAGGTGGTTTCGATGATACTGAACGGATTCCAACACCCTCATCCTCGAGTGCGGTGGGCTGCAATCAATGCCATTGGTCAGCTGTCTACAGATTTGGGCCCAGACTTGCAGGTTCAGTACCACCAGAAGGTGCTGCCTGCATTGGCTAACGCCATGGATGATTTTCAGAATCCACGGGTGCAG GCACATGCTGCGTCTGCAATCTTGAATTTCAGCGAGAATTGCACGCCCGAAATTCTGACACCGTACCTGGATGGAATTGTTAGCAAATTACTTGTTCTTCTCCAG AATGGTAAGCAAATGGTGCAAGAGGGAGCATTGACAGCTTTAGCATCAGTAGCTGATTCATCGCAG GACCACTTCAAGAAATATTATGATGCTGTTATGCCGTACCTGAAAGCTATTTTGATGAATGCAACTGACAAGTCTAATAGGATGCTCCGTGCCAAGTCCATGGAGTGTATAAGTCTTGTTGGAATGGCTGTAGGCAAGGATAAATTTAGGGATGATGCCAAGCAG GTCATGGAAGTGCTTATGGCTTTGCAAGGAACTCCAATGGAAACAGATGATCCGATAACCAGCTACATGTTGCAG GCTTGGGCCAGGCTATGCAAATGTCTTGGACAGGATTTTCTTCCTTACATGCATGTTGTTATGCCACCACTGCTTCAGTCTGCTCAGCTGAAGCCTGATGTCACAATTACTTCAGCCGAATCAGATGATGAAATAGAATCAGATGACGACAG CATTGAAACAATCACACTTGGTGACAAAAGAATTGGAATTCGAACTAGTGTGCTGGAAGAGAAAGCAACAGCTTGCAACATGCTGTGTTGCTATGCTGATGAGCTCAAGGAGGGTTTCTTCCCATGGATTGATCAG GTTGCTCCTACATTGGTCCCTCTGCTTAAGTTTTACTTCCATGAAGAAGTGAGAAGAGCTGCTGTTGCAG CTATGCCTGAACTGTTACGTTCGGCAAAATTGGCTGTTGAGAAGGGGCAGGCTCCAGGACGCGACGAGTCTTACGTTAAACAATTGTCTGATTTCATAATTCCAGCTCTGGTTGAAGCGCTGCACAAG GAGCCGGAAACCGAAATGTGCTCATCCATGCTGGATTCCTTAAATGAGTGTATGCAG CTTTCTGGATGTCTTCTTGATGAGAATCAAGTAAGAGCTATTTCGGATGAGATTAAGAATGTTATTATAGCCAGTGCAACCAGGAAAAGAGACAGATCAGAGAGAACAAAAGCAGAAGATTTTGATGCTGATGAAGGAGAACTACTCAAAGAAGAGAATGAGCAGGAGGAGGAAGTGTTCGATCAG GTCGGCGAGTGCCTGGGAACTTTGATTAAAACCTTTAAAGCTTCTTTCTTGCCGTTCTTTGATGAGCTATCTGTGTACGTTACACCAATGTTG GGGAAGGACAAGACAGCTGAGGAGAGAAGGATAGCTATCTGCATTTTTGATGACATTGCAGAGCAATGTCGTGAGTCGGCTCTGAA GTATTATGATACCTATGTTCCTTTCTTGTTGGAGGCATCCAACGATGATAACTCAGATGTTCGGCAG GCTGCTGTTTATGGCCTGGGCGTATGTGCTGAGTTTGGTGGTCTTACTTTCCGTCCTTTAGTTGGAG AGGCCCTGTCAAAGCTGAACAATGTTATCAGACATCCAGAAGCACAACATGCAGATAATATTATGGCATATGATAATGCTGTTTCAGCACTTGGAAAAATATGTCAATTTCATCGCGATGGGATTGATGCGGCTCAG GTCATTCCAGCATGGCTTGGTTGCTTGCCTATAAAAGATGACAAGATTGAAGCAAAAGTTGTACATGATCAGCTTTGTTCGATGGTGGAGAG ATCGGACGCACAGGTTCTTGGACCTCATAGTCAGTATCTTCCTAAAATAGTTTCTATTTTTGCCGAG GTTCTGTGCAATGGAAAGGAGCTTGCAACAGATGAAACAACCACCCGGATGATCAGTGTTCTGAAGCGATTTCAGCAGACATTGCCACCTGATTTTCTTGCCTCCACATTTTCCACCTTGCAACCACAGCAGCAGCTTATGCTACAGTCCATCCTATCCACATAG